In a single window of the Peptococcaceae bacterium 1198_IL3148 genome:
- a CDS encoding DUF1573 domain-containing protein codes for MLKDLMADNFQYAVAEQVLCNGSILDILNRHQECSTKIQRSIIKTVTTCGCVQIQLKKYELPKNASLMDLKSTCTPSVTGSLCPNCREKIENEIGRSLVYLAATCNSLDINLFDVIIKEHHKMQLLGQYNIT; via the coding sequence GTGTTAAAAGATTTAATGGCAGATAATTTTCAATATGCTGTGGCTGAACAGGTTTTATGCAATGGTAGCATTTTAGATATTTTAAACCGCCATCAGGAGTGCTCAACTAAAATACAGCGATCAATAATAAAAACAGTTACCACCTGTGGTTGTGTGCAAATTCAACTTAAAAAGTATGAGCTACCGAAAAACGCATCCCTTATGGACTTAAAGTCCACCTGTACCCCCAGTGTAACCGGCAGTCTTTGCCCCAACTGCAGAGAAAAGATAGAGAATGAAATTGGCCGTTCCCTAGTATATCTAGCTGCCACCTGTAACTCGTTGGATATAAATTTATTCGATGTCATTATTAAAGAACACCATAAAATGCAATTATTGGGGCAATATAATATAACTTAA